The nucleotide sequence AGCGGGCTTCAGGGTATTGAGACGCATGGGGTCAAGCCTCCTCGACTTTCAAAAGATACGACACCTTGCGGATCATGCCCCGGTTTTCTGGGGTATCGATCACCACCGCGCTGCTCTGGGTCTTGCGCAAGCCCAAGCCCCGCACGCAGGCCTGATGCGCGGCCAGACGCCCGTGCGCGCTCTTGACCAAGGTCACTTTCACTTTGCCGGCCATGGTCCTCAACTCCGAATGTCGTCGACGGTTTTACCGCGTTTGGCGGCTTGGTAATCGGGGGATTTCATGACGCTCAGTCCGTGGATGGTCGCCCGCACCACATTGATGGGGTTGCGCGACCCGATGCACTTGGCCAATACGTCCTTGACGCCCACCACTTCGAACACGGCGCGCATGGCGCCGCCGGCGATGATCCCGGTCCCTTCCGACGCCGGTTGCATGAAGACGTGCGCCGCACCGTGCTCGGCGGTGATCGGATACTGTAAGGTGGTGCCGTTCAACGGGACCTTACACATGTTCTTGCGGGCCTTGTCCATGGCTTTTTGAATGGCCATCGGCACTTCGCGGGCCTTACCGTAGCCCAGCCCGACCCGGCCGTTGCCATCGCCCACCACGGTCAGCGCGGTGAAGCCGAATTGCCGGCCGCCTTTGACGACCTTAGCCACGCGGTTGACGGCGATCAGTTTCTCTTGCAGGCCGTCGGTATTCTGGGAACCTTCTACGTTCATCGCCATGCTGTGTGTTCCTTAAAACTCCAAACCGTTCTCGCGGGCGGCATCGGCCAGCGCCTTGACCCGACCGTGATACATGAAGCCGGAGCGATCGAAGGCGACTTGAGCGATGCCGATGGCCTTGGCCTTTTCGGCGATGGCTTTGCCGACCACCTTGGCCGCCGCGATGTCGCCGGTGCTTTTGAGGCCCTGCCGCAGCGCCGGTTCCAGAGTGGAAGCCGCCGCCAAAGTGCGGTCGCCGCCCCGCTCCGGCAGGATGATCTGGGCGTAAATATGCGTCGGCGTGCGATGCACGCACAGGCGATGCACGCCCAGCTCGCGAATCTTGTATCGGGCTCGCAACCCGCGTCGCTGGCGCGCGGCTTTCTTGTCGGCTGCTTTCTTGTCCATGGCGAGTCCTTACTTCTTCTTGGCTTCTTTCAGGATGATGGTCTCATCCGAATAACGCACGCCCTTACCCTTGTAAGGCTCGGGCGGCCGGTAGGCGCGGATCTTGGCGGCGACCTCGCCGACCTGCTGTTTATCCACGCCCTGAATGATGATTTCGGTCTGAGTGGGGGTCTGAATGGTGATGCCGTCCGGCACCGCGAATTCGACCGGATGGGAAAATCCCAAGGTCAGGTTCAACACCTTGCCCTGGGCTTGCGCCTTGTAACCCACCCCGACCAGTTGCAGCTTGCGCTGAAACCCTTGACTGACGCCGGTCACCATGTTGTTGAGCAAGGCGCGCATGGTGCCGGTCATCGCCCGGTATTTGGCCTCGTTGGTCAGCACGCGCGGATTGACCTTCAGCTCGCCGCCGTCCTGCCGGACTTCCACCCAGGCATGGACCGCCAGCTGCGCCGAACCGTTCTTACCCTTGAGAGTCACCTGCTGACCCTCGATGGTGGCGGTGACGCCGGCCGGCACCGGAATCGGTTTCTTACCGACTCGCGAGGTGCGAATTTTGTTTTCCTTGAGTACGCTTGCCATGACGTTGCTCCCTTAGGCCACCACGCACAGCACTTCGCCGCCGTGACCGGCCGCCCGCGCCGCGCGGTCGCTCATCAACCCCTGCGGGGTGGACACGATGGCCACACCCAAGCCGTTCATCACCTTGGGCAACTCATCCTTGCCGCGAAACACCCGCCGGCCGGGGCGGCTGACCCGCTCGATTCGGTCGATGACCGGCCGGCCTTCGAAATATTTCAGCACGACGGTCAATTCCGGCTGGTTGGCCGGGTTGCGCGCCACCGTGAAATCGGTGATATAACCTTCATCGCGTAGCACCTTAGCGACGGCCAGTTTCAATTTTGAAGACGGCATACTCGCCTGGGTCTTGGCGGCGGCCTGGGCATTGCGGATACGCGTCAGCATGTCCGCGATGGGGTCCGTCATACTCATGATGGTTCTCTACTCCAAGGGTCAGTCGCGGGACCACCGCCGGCGGCGGGGCAAGCCCTGAACTTAAGTGTTGGATCGAATTCGCCGGGTTGGGAGTTCACCAGCTTGCCTTGTGCAGGCCCGGCACGTCGCCGCGCATGGCCGCTTCCCGCAGCTTGTTGCGGGCCAAACCGAATTTGCGATAAAAGCCGTGGGGCCGGCCGGTCAGCCGACAGCGGTTGTGCAAGCGTACCGGGCTGGCGTCGCGCGGTAAGGCCTGCAGTTGCCGCTGCGCGTCCCGCCGCCGCGCGTCGTCCGTGGCCGGATCGCGAATCGCTTCCTTCAATTCCGCGCGCTTGGCGGCATAGCGTCCGACGACGCGCACCCGCTTGGCTTCGCGGTTGATCATACTCTGTTTCGCCATGGCGCTCTGACTCCAAGCCTTAATTTCTGAACGGAAAATTGAACGCCGCCAGCAGCGCGCGGCCTTCTTCGTCGGTGCGCGCGGTGGTGGTGATGGTGATATCGAGGCCGCGGATGGCGTCGATTTTGTCGTAATCGATTTCCGGGAAGATGATTTGTTCCCGCACGCCGAGGCTGTAGTTGCCGCGGCCGTCGAAAGCCTTGGCGCTGAAACCGCGAAAGTCGCGGATGCGCGGGATGGCGACGTTGATCAGCCGGTCCAGAAATTCATACATGCGGTCGCGTCGCAACGTCACCTTGCAGCCGATCGGCCAGCCGGCGCGGATCTTGAATCCGGCGATGGACTTGCGCGACAGCGTCACGATCGGTTTCTGACCGGCGATTTGCGTCAGGTTGCCGACCGCGTGCTCCATGATCTTCTTGTCGGCCACCGCCTCGCCGACGCCCATGTTCAACGTGACCTTGGTGATGCACGGCACTTCCATGACGTTTTGATAGTTGAATTGCTCGCGCAGCTTCGGCGCCACCGTCTCGCGATAAAATTGTTGCAGTCGGACCATGGCCGTTTCCTCAGACATCCACGACTTCGTTGTTGGACTTGAAGTAGCGCACCTTACGGCCGTCCTCCAGCACTTTGAAACCGATGCGATCGCCCTTCTTGGTGACGGGGTTGAACAGCATCACGTTAGAGACGTGAACCGCCGCCTCGCGCTCGACGATGCCGCCGGCGATATTGCGCGCCGGATTGGGCTTGGTGTGGCGCTTGATCATATTGATGCCGGTGACGATGACGCGCTCGCCATCCACCATCCGCACCACCTTGCCGCGCCGGCCTTTGTCCTTGCCGGCGATGACGATGATTTCATCGTCCTTTCGAATTCTACGCATTGCCGCCTTCCTCCCGCCTCACAGCACTTCCGGGGCCAGGGAAATGATTTTCATGAATCGCTCGCCGCGCAGCTCGCGGGTGACCGGCCCGAAGATGCGGGTGCCGATCGGCTCCAGTTTGTTGTTGAGCAGCACCGCCGCATTGCCGTCGAAGCGGATCAGCGAGCCGTCCGGCCGGCGCACGCCCTTGCGGGTCCGCACCACCACGGCGTTGTAAACCTCGCCCTTGCTGACCTTGCCGCGCGGGATCGCGTCCTTGACGCTGACTTTGATGACGTCGCCGATATGCGCGTACCGGCGGTGCGAACCGCCCAGCACCTTGATGCACATCAGCCGGCGGGCGCCGCTGTTATCGGCGACTTCCAACATCGTTTGCATCTGAATCATGGTTGACCATTCCGTTCGCGGAGTTTGGAAAATACCAGCCGGCCGCCGGCGCCATACCGAACCGTGGCGATCATTGGGCGCGCTCGATGACCCCGACCAGAGTCCAAGCCTTGGTCTTGGCTAGCGGGCGACACTGTTTGATCGTCACCAAATCGCCTTCCCGACACTGGTTTTGCTCGTCGTGGGCGTGCAGCTTGGTGGTGCGCCGGATGTATTTACCGTAAACGGGATGTTTGACCAGCCGTTCGACGGCCACGGTGATGGTCTTGTCCATCTTGTTGCTGGTGACGCGCCCGGTCAGGGTGCGCTCCGCCTGAGTTTCCGCCGTCATGCCTTGTCCGCCTTCTCGCTCAACACCATTTTGACCCGCGCGATGTTGCGCCGCGCCTGTCGGAACAGATGGGGCTTGCTGGTCTGACCCGTGGCCCGCTGCATCCGCAGGTTGAACTGTTCGCGCAATAGCGCCAGCAGTTCCTGCTGCAATTCATCCCGAGTTTTTTGCCGCAATTCGCTCGCGTTCATCACATCACCGTCCGGGTCACGAAAATCGTCTGCACCGGGAGCTTGGCCGCCGCCAAGCGAAATGCTTCGCGGGCGATGGTTTCGTCCACTCCCTCCACCTCATACAACACCCGGCCGGGCTTGACCCTGGCCACCCAAAATTCGACGTTGCCCTTGCCGCTGCCCATGCGCACTTCCAGCGGTTTCTTGGTGACGGGTTTGTCCGGGAAAATGCGGATCCACACCTTGCCGCCGCGTTTGATGTAGCGGTTGATGGCGCGCCGCGCCGCCTCGATCTGGCGGGCGGTCAACATCCCGCGCGTGGTGCACTTCAGCCCGTACTCGCCGAAACTGACCCCAGTACCGCTGGTCGCGACACCGGTATTGCGCCCCTTGCGCTGTTTTCGGAATTTCGTTCTTTTCGGCTGTAACATAGTCTGTCTCGTCTATAACGAAGGAACTCCGCGGTTTCGCGCGGAGTTCCGTAACCCTCTAATTCAACCGGCGGCCGCCTTGTCGGACTTCAGCTCGCCCGGGCGCTCGAAACCAAAGACTTCACCCCGGAAAATCCAGACCTTGATGCCGATCACGCCGTAGGTGGTTTGGGCTTCAGCCAAGCCATAATCGATATTGGCGCGCAAGGTGTGCAACGGCACCCGGCCCTCGCGGGTCCACTCGCTGCGGGCGATTTCGGCGCCGTTCAGCCGGCCGGACACTTGAATTTTAATCCCCAGCGCCCCCAGCCGCATCGCGTTGGCCACCGCCCGCTTCATCGCCCGGCGGAACATGATCCGCCGCTCCAGCTGTTGGGCGATGCTCTCGGCCACCAGTTGCGCGTCGAGCTCCGGCTTGCGGATTTCCTCGATGTTAATTTGCAAGTCCTTGATATCCAGCCCCATCATCCGCGACACATCGCGGCGCAGCGCCTCGATATCCTCGCCTTTCTTGCCGATGACCACGCCGGGGCGGGCGGTGTGGATGGTGATGCGCGCCAAGCGGGCCGGCCGCTCGATCTGAATCCGGCTGACCGAGGCGTTGGCCAGCTTCTTTTTCAAATACTGGCGCACCTGGAGATCCGTTTCCAACAGATCGGGATAGCTCTTGCTACCGGCATACCACTTGGACGTCCAGTCGGAGGCGATGCCCAACCGTATGCCTGTGGGGTGGACTTTCTGGCCCATGTCTGCTCGCTCCTGATTATTCGGCGACGGTCACGGTGATATGGCTGGTCCGTTTGAGGACCCGGTTACCGCGGCCCTTGGCGCGGGCGTGCATACGCTTCAGCACCGGGCCGCCATCCACGCAAATCGTGGCGACCTTCAACTCATCGATATCGGCGCCTTCGTTGTGTTCGGCGTTGGCGATGGCTGATTCCAGTACATTCTTGATCAGCTGGGCCGCTTTCTTATTGCTGAAGCGCAGGATTTCCAGGGCGCGGCTCACCGGCAGGTCGCGGACCTGATCGGCCACCAGCCGGGCTTTCTGCGGCGAAATGCGGGCTTGTTTCATAATGGCGACGGCTTGCATGGAACGCTCCCTATTTCGCTTTTTTATCGGCGGCATGACCGCGATAAGTGCGGGTGGCGGCAAACTCGCCCAGTTTGTGACCGACCATGTTTTCAGTGATCAGGATCGGGACGTGCTGGCGGCCGTTGTGGACGGCGATGGTCAAGCCCACCATGTCGGGCAGGATCATCGAACGCCGCGACCACGTTTTGATCGGTCGTTTGGTGTTGGTCGCAACCGCCTGCTCCACTTTCTTGATCAGGTGGAGATCGACAAACGGTCCTTTTTTAATCGAACGTGGCACGTTACTTATCCTCTCGGTTGCCCGCCCGCAATTCGGCGGGGGCGGCCGTCGCTCTCAAGCCGGACGG is from Candidatus Competibacteraceae bacterium and encodes:
- the rplN gene encoding 50S ribosomal protein L14, whose amino-acid sequence is MIQMQTMLEVADNSGARRLMCIKVLGGSHRRYAHIGDVIKVSVKDAIPRGKVSKGEVYNAVVVRTRKGVRRPDGSLIRFDGNAAVLLNNKLEPIGTRIFGPVTRELRGERFMKIISLAPEVL
- the rplV gene encoding 50S ribosomal protein L22 codes for the protein MQAVAIMKQARISPQKARLVADQVRDLPVSRALEILRFSNKKAAQLIKNVLESAIANAEHNEGADIDELKVATICVDGGPVLKRMHARAKGRGNRVLKRTSHITVTVAE
- the rpmD gene encoding 50S ribosomal protein L30, with the protein product MAGKVKVTLVKSAHGRLAAHQACVRGLGLRKTQSSAVVIDTPENRGMIRKVSYLLKVEEA
- the rpsH gene encoding 30S ribosomal protein S8, yielding MSMTDPIADMLTRIRNAQAAAKTQASMPSSKLKLAVAKVLRDEGYITDFTVARNPANQPELTVVLKYFEGRPVIDRIERVSRPGRRVFRGKDELPKVMNGLGVAIVSTPQGLMSDRAARAAGHGGEVLCVVA
- the rplR gene encoding 50S ribosomal protein L18; translation: MDKKAADKKAARQRRGLRARYKIRELGVHRLCVHRTPTHIYAQIILPERGGDRTLAAASTLEPALRQGLKSTGDIAAAKVVGKAIAEKAKAIGIAQVAFDRSGFMYHGRVKALADAARENGLEF
- the rplX gene encoding 50S ribosomal protein L24 — translated: MRRIRKDDEIIVIAGKDKGRRGKVVRMVDGERVIVTGINMIKRHTKPNPARNIAGGIVEREAAVHVSNVMLFNPVTKKGDRIGFKVLEDGRKVRYFKSNNEVVDV
- the rpsC gene encoding 30S ribosomal protein S3, coding for MGQKVHPTGIRLGIASDWTSKWYAGSKSYPDLLETDLQVRQYLKKKLANASVSRIQIERPARLARITIHTARPGVVIGKKGEDIEALRRDVSRMMGLDIKDLQINIEEIRKPELDAQLVAESIAQQLERRIMFRRAMKRAVANAMRLGALGIKIQVSGRLNGAEIARSEWTREGRVPLHTLRANIDYGLAEAQTTYGVIGIKVWIFRGEVFGFERPGELKSDKAAAG
- the rpsE gene encoding 30S ribosomal protein S5; amino-acid sequence: MNVEGSQNTDGLQEKLIAVNRVAKVVKGGRQFGFTALTVVGDGNGRVGLGYGKAREVPMAIQKAMDKARKNMCKVPLNGTTLQYPITAEHGAAHVFMQPASEGTGIIAGGAMRAVFEVVGVKDVLAKCIGSRNPINVVRATIHGLSVMKSPDYQAAKRGKTVDDIRS
- the rpmC gene encoding 50S ribosomal protein L29, with protein sequence MNASELRQKTRDELQQELLALLREQFNLRMQRATGQTSKPHLFRQARRNIARVKMVLSEKADKA
- the rpsQ gene encoding 30S ribosomal protein S17, whose translation is MTAETQAERTLTGRVTSNKMDKTITVAVERLVKHPVYGKYIRRTTKLHAHDEQNQCREGDLVTIKQCRPLAKTKAWTLVGVIERAQ
- the rplF gene encoding 50S ribosomal protein L6 is translated as MASVLKENKIRTSRVGKKPIPVPAGVTATIEGQQVTLKGKNGSAQLAVHAWVEVRQDGGELKVNPRVLTNEAKYRAMTGTMRALLNNMVTGVSQGFQRKLQLVGVGYKAQAQGKVLNLTLGFSHPVEFAVPDGITIQTPTQTEIIIQGVDKQQVGEVAAKIRAYRPPEPYKGKGVRYSDETIILKEAKKK
- the rpsS gene encoding 30S ribosomal protein S19 is translated as MPRSIKKGPFVDLHLIKKVEQAVATNTKRPIKTWSRRSMILPDMVGLTIAVHNGRQHVPILITENMVGHKLGEFAATRTYRGHAADKKAK
- the rplP gene encoding 50S ribosomal protein L16, which translates into the protein MLQPKRTKFRKQRKGRNTGVATSGTGVSFGEYGLKCTTRGMLTARQIEAARRAINRYIKRGGKVWIRIFPDKPVTKKPLEVRMGSGKGNVEFWVARVKPGRVLYEVEGVDETIAREAFRLAAAKLPVQTIFVTRTVM
- the rpsN gene encoding 30S ribosomal protein S14, which codes for MAKQSMINREAKRVRVVGRYAAKRAELKEAIRDPATDDARRRDAQRQLQALPRDASPVRLHNRCRLTGRPHGFYRKFGLARNKLREAAMRGDVPGLHKASW
- the rplE gene encoding 50S ribosomal protein L5; amino-acid sequence: MVRLQQFYRETVAPKLREQFNYQNVMEVPCITKVTLNMGVGEAVADKKIMEHAVGNLTQIAGQKPIVTLSRKSIAGFKIRAGWPIGCKVTLRRDRMYEFLDRLINVAIPRIRDFRGFSAKAFDGRGNYSLGVREQIIFPEIDYDKIDAIRGLDITITTTARTDEEGRALLAAFNFPFRN